Below is a window of Salvelinus alpinus chromosome 5, SLU_Salpinus.1, whole genome shotgun sequence DNA.
CCCGGCTAAAGAGGTGGAACAGCTCCCGGGCGATTCCCTTGGATACCACCGCCCGTAAGGGGAATGGCCTCGGGATACCGGGTGGCATAGTCCACTATTACCAGGATGTACCGGTGTCCTCGAGCTGTTTTTACCAGGGGTCCCACTATATCCATGGCGATGCGTTCAAAGGGCACCCCGATGATCGGTAGGGGGACCAGTGGGTTTCGGAAGTGTGCCTTTGGGGCAGTCATTTGACACTCCGGGCAGCTTCGACAGTAATCTTCCACGGCCAGTGGAACCGGGCGGCGATCCGTTCCCGGGTCTTCTCCATTCCCAGGTGTGCACCCAACAGGTGGGTGTGGGCCAGCTGAAGAACGGTTCCCACGTACCGTTGGGGCAGCAACAATACCTCTCGAAGTTCCCAATGTTGGCGTGACATCTGATACAGAAGGTTATTCTTGATTTGGAAATGGGGGTATCGCCAGTCACTCACCCCCGGAAGTAGCTGTCCATCCACCGCTATCACTTGGGCTGCGGCGGCTTTCAAGTTAGGATCCTCCCACTGGGCCATCCGGAattgtcccctcagttggccccCAGGGGGTGTCTCGACTGGCCCCTCGAAATTGAGGAGGGGGAGGCTGGGCTCTTCCTCCTGTGGTTCCTCAAGGGGGTTGAGTTCCCACTGAGCCGCATGTTGGGCCCGGATGAACTGAGCTATCAACTCGTCCATGCTCATGCTGCATAAACATCAACCCTGATCTGACCACGTTATCAGAATGCCCGCATTCTCCACcacttgtggcagaccagggggttgggtcaaaatgtttacacagatcagacacagacagagtaggattagctcagtttcaaaAGTGTTTATTAAAATAATAGTCCGAAAGAAAAGAATGGGTCTCCCCCaagagaccctctccgggataccgtcttctgggtcttgctgtatcctgtggggATCAAAAACTGAACTCCCTCCTGTTACCTCTGGTACTGTCCCCAACTATACAGGAgtcctctcctctgtgttctGCCCTTCTGGCAAGTTTATGGGACttgtacagctggtgagcaatcagcccttgattactcaccaatcCCCAATCAGCTCCAATTAGTCCAGCTCCAATtagtccagcagatggagccatcgcctcgtgatgtatactccgtctgtcaccaggcctcgacgagtctccccctggtggcttacctgctgtacgccacaatAGATAGGTGTGTGCTGTCGTGGCtttgctatgccggattaagtgatatgacatgctattctataaaataatttctctgtaactaatattacctgattgaactaatcatgtaaatgtaattaactagaataTTCGGGCCTccacgaaataatgtttatagagctgttatcttccgaataaactcttaataacctgttgaggatgggggcgctgttgtggctatttatgctaatcgtgtaattttttgaaacggcttcccacaaagttcttgatcgtacaatatgcatattattattattattggatagaaaacagtctatagtttctataggagttgaaattttgtctctaagtggaacagagcccattctacagcaatttccctgacatggagtcagaattCAGAAATTTttgccactgttctggagtcagttaaaaggccactgttattgctatgactatacggacactgcttacgtcttcccctggatgtctttacgtgatgacgatttgaattgggtcgattgcgcgttcacaggcactataaattaaaaaaccctgaggctagtcaatcttttggagctgcgtcatgcgcctagaggacaccgaccgcacctgttccaagcattagtggagggagtaatattactctggtcatgtttctactcgttatgggagttaaaaacatcataaggtagttaatttaaagcgttttatagcaatttatatccgtttagtgcgattttgggacatttatttctgaaacgctgtgagttgctgggcacgcttccagttcatcccgaacgcggttggcatttccacatggcaagaggacagctttccaccaaaagacgattggacccaagaaaggatcctttgcccaagataccgatggaagaacagctcaaagtaggacatttttattatgataaatcgtgtttctgtcgaaaagtgttagtggcttcggacgccatgttttttgacgtagcttggcttggcgcaagctgtattgaaaagtaaggataatttaaaaaatgtaattccgcgattgtattaagaattaaattgtctatcaatccctgtccaccctatattttttagtcacgtttatgagtatttatgtataagagtagatcactgtctaagtggcgcacagactttttctgaccagctgagctacatttcacattgtctaaccatgattttggtggctaaatataaacattttcgatcaaactctatatggattgtgtaatatgatgttacaggagtgtcatctgaagaattctgagaaggttagtgaaaaaattaatatattttggcgatgtttacttttatcgctcactttggctagaatcaatgctgggctgctatgtgctatgtgctatgctaatataacgatttattgtgttttcgctgtaagacacttagaaaatctgaaatattgtctgtattcacaggatctgtgtctttcgattcgtgtatgctgtgtatttttacgaaatgtttgatgattagtaagtaggtaaacacgttgctctaagtagtttttctattccatttgtgacggtgggtgcaattgtaacctaggccatctacctgaaatatgcacttttttctaacaaaacctatcccataccataaatatgttatcagactgtcatctgatgagttttttttattggttaggggctataaatatcttagtttagccgaattggtgatagctactggtgttggtggacaaataaaagatggtggattatgctaatgtatttttaggtaatagatgtacatctttacatattgtgtcttccctgtaaaacattttaaaaatcggacatgttgactggattcacaagatctgtgtctttcattagctgtattggactttaatgtgtgaaagttaaatatttaaaaaaaatattgtttttgaatttcgcggcactggtttttcagtgggggtggggggggagtgccgctagcgccactctcatcctagagaggttaaagacctggtaatcttttacATCAGTAGCGGTCAATtcttaatcgtcaccttattcagtctcgtCTGAAGTCGtggaattcttggttatcttcacgaaccctggctaacaagttgaatcagcaatacaaaatttggtttaattattaatttactaaatacctaaacaatcacacagaattacacatacGCAGGATGGGTCATACATTGATGACTAATTATGTCATaaaagaaaacgtccctagcggacggaacagatatgatggCTGGTTACACATAGAAAGGTGGTTGGGTTTTGAATGAAAGCGCGGGAAGACTGGGGAACAAAGGAATTTGGTCTCTGATCAGACCTTGtaaagctatgctatcgtaactacagaatcttatgcattgtAAATAACCACCcttttggaaaaggaaaatgcaaggaatatttactctgagctgtgcttcaataggttggtcgtagatggaaggccgtgttgcccaacagagatcTTCCTGTCCTCTGAAGAATGTATGGTAGAACGGATGCGTTGTAGTAACGTCTTGTGTTTGGTAGAAGAGATACTTTGTCCGTCCCTTCCTACCCCacgtttacagctgctgctgctcactcaacggctaggaggtatcacttctttagtgaataagagttcaaagttcataccaagttgccatactttaagCTCACGCTGAAGTTGGTTTAGTTCTGTAGATTAGCCCTTTTAAAGTATGGACCGTCGTCCTCGGGAACACAAATGTTACATTTACGtaaagggcttatatagtggtggagagaagggcgtgtttcatagtttacaaaCAATGTCTGTTCGCATGGGCGGGGCCACTGAGTTGAGCCTAGTTCACTTATGAAaaccaattctctcatttagaagctaaaattacatttaatcttttcacaaatagtttcatatttaaacatttaaattgcacaacaattccatgtgaatctgataacttgaatgtgtagactttccaagatacagtttgtcatcctatcatcagtaataatgtctcagatgacaactgatctgatatcatattctttaagtaccaatgcatattttcaactggttggattactgaAATATGGTTCTGGTCCCCACCCTTTTGATGTTTTcagactctctatgttaacaaatgGCTTTCCAATAGTaactctgtagagagagagaggaaagggggggggaggtatttatgggggtcataaacctgaccaacaggccaacgtcatgacagtgcccttccaaatcatgtccaatcaattgaatttaccacaggtggactttgttgtagaaacatctcaaggatgatcaatggaaacaggatgcacttgagctcaatttcgagtctcttagcaaaaggtctgaatacttattatgtaaataaggtatttctgttttttatttgtaatgtgcaaaaatttctaaaatcctgttcactttgtcattatggggtattgtgtgtagattgagggacaaaaaaaatattttatacattttagagtaaggctgtaacgtaacaaaatgcagaaaaagtcaaaacgtctgaatactttctgaatgcactgtaagtgttgAACATTAATGAATAGCAGATGTGGATGTCCAAGTATGAATGTTCATCAGCAAAGAGGATAGTTCACACACAGTGTAACATATGTCACAATATTCATATTTCCGAGCTTGTCTCCACCCATTAGGTCTTCATCAGAGGCTTAGGCCTATTTAGGAGAGCTGATTTATTGATTGTTCAGAACATTGCAGGTCACTCTAAAGAAACTTCGCTTTAACAGTCAACCTGCCTGTGCCTTGTGTTCTCTCTTCTCCAGCTTCTATGCAGACTTTGGCCCGCTCAACCTGGccatgttttatcacttctgttGCAAGCTCACTAAAAAGCTCAAGGTAAAGGAACTCTgtaaccttacacacacacacacggacagaggACTTGGTCAATTGATAGTCAACTGTTTTCTCAGCCTAACCAAACAGAAGTTATGTCACACTAGTCAGAAATGGGTAATGTTTGTAGATTATTGAAGAGAATGATGGCAGGGTATTAGAACTCATGATTTTTAGAGCATTGTAGTCTGGTAAACCCAGACTCTTTCGGCAACTTTGATAAAGGGAAGAAAAAATTTGGGGTGGGTACTCTTCAGACAACACACCTCTCCCAACAAATCTCGAGGCAGACATGCCAGAACTTCGGGATTCGAAACCAAAGTTTGCAGGCAAAACCTTTTGCAGTGGATTTAGTGAAGGTAGTTGATTCAAACTAGCCACTTGCGAAATGCACTCATTAAAAATAACCTCTGATCTCCGTCTTGCTAGCTACTATTTAGTATTTTATTCAAGCGAATAAGGTAGTGACGCAGTTCCTCTTTGCCGAACTGAAGTTCTATTGTTAAACTGGAATATTATAAAATTTTGGGAGGAACTCGGGATGTCTAGAGAGACTAAGAGCATTGAGTTCAGAGATCTCCTAATCCAGTCCTGGACACTCAATGATAGTCTGACTTATAGCAGGCCTAGGCCTATTGGTGTAAGACAAGCTCATATGGAAAAGTTGTGACAAAAGAAAAACCTTTCAATTTATTACTGTTCTGTATGTTGTCAACTTGCTATGTTGTTAGTCTGTCGTAGTCAGGGATCAGGATTGTTTTGTGTAGTGATGTGCAgagtcaggtagcctagtagttaaaagcattgggccagtaaccgaaaggttgctggttcaaatccccaagctgaatAGGTGAAAAatctctgtgcccttgagcaaggcacttaaagatgcactatgcagaaatcactccgccatttcctagtcactaaaattctaatagttcgcctcatttcagtttgtgacaaaacaatcaagtatagtgtagagaatcattgtacagtctaaaccgctgtgaaatatattttccatagcgaaaaatattatatttccagctttttgaagctggtgtacaaacccgaaagtaaaagacgtaaGAACGGAAAACATAAAATAGCGCACATACAGATCTACCGCTTCGCAGACAtgttttcaatgagaatgacagatctataacacacatttctatgtgaatttggtcgggtcgcccaacaagttacatattgcaactgtaagtcactctagaTCAGAGCATCTgcaaaatgacttaaatgtaatttgCTAATTGTTATTTTGTTGTCATCTGGAGCAGTCATGCACACTAGCGAAGAAGAAGATAGTCTTCTACACCTGTGGAGATCAAAAGAAACAAGCCAACGCTGCTTATCTTATTGGTTCATATGCAGTAAGTATTTCTCACCCAGCAGAGAAGTCATACTGATTGATGGCCCTGTACCAATGATTGATTGTATGTTACCGGGTAATAAAAGTGCTTGTGAATCTTCATTTTAATGTTGCTGCTGTTCCCCATTAGTAGGTCCTCCGTAATGCTGGCCTGTGTTTGTTTGAAGGTGATGCATCTTCAGAAGACGCCAGAGGAAGCCTACAGTCTACTGGTGTCCAGGAACTCTACCTACTTACCcttcaggtaaacacacacacacaaatgcatgcatacatatacaaaCACAGAACTTCTAGAGAGAGAAACTGCTCAAGAGCACACATTAGAAAGTAGTGCCAATCACAATTGATCAACGTCGTATTGTTAATCTTTTATGACCCTGTCTTTATTTAGTCCTTATAAATGTGGTATGAATGCTTTATGCAGATGGATTTGAATAGTTTCTAAATGTAATTGTTTTGTCTGTTTTGAACAGAGATGCCTCTTTTGGAACCTGCATGTACAATCTGAACATTCTAGATTGCCTGTGCGCCGTATACAAGGTACAACGCTTCAGTCAGTCCGATGTTAGTCTAACAAGTTCATCTGCAGCTGCACATTTTAtgaaatgtaaaacattttgCATAGTGTTCCGTGCTCCAAATGAAATGTACTCCCATAAAATGTATCTCCAGGCTTTGCAGTTTGGCTGGCTTGATTTCTCCCAGTTTGATGTGGAGGAATACGAACATTACGAGGTAAGTTTATCGCTATCGTACTTCAGAATGCAACTTGGGTAAACACAAACGATTCGTaattgtctgtctgtgtttctttgTTGCAGAGAGCAGAAAATGGAGATTTCAACTGGATAATTCCTGGAAAATTCCTAGCGTTCAGCGGTCCTCATCCAAAAAGCAAAATGGAGAACGGTAGGATGAAACCCTCCAGATTAGCTTTCTTCAATCTGAGCTGTAAGGACATGTTTGCATTTTTTATGTTTTAATACCAATGTGGAACACGCTGCCACATTGATCTTTTCCCCACTAAGAATGACTGGCAAATTAACTCCCTTACACTGTGTAGGCTATACTTGCAAAGTGGACATTGAAAACATGACGCATTTCAGTCACAGAACGTTATGAAATGAATGATCATTTTGCAAGCGTACACTTCCCCCCTACATGCCGTGTACAAATATATGTGACTTCAGGTGTGCAGAAGTAAAACAATTTCTACAAAATAATTTTGTTCTCTCCAGGTTACCCTCTTCATGCCCCCGAGGCCTACTTTCCTTACTTCACGAAACACAATATCACAACCATCGTCCGTCTCAACAAGAAGATGTATGACGCAAAGCGTTTCACCGACATGGGCTTCGAGCACCACGACCTCTTCTTCGTGGACGGGAGCACGCCAAACGACTCCATCGTCAGGAAGTTCCTCAACATCTGTGAGAACGCAGACGGAGCTATCGCTGTTCACTGCAAAGGTACATTACTTAATTACATTCACGCCTCAGTCCCAAATGAATGGGAAAGATTGGCAGCGTAACTCTGATCAAACACTACATATCCCACTGATCCTAATGTTTTTCAGCTGGTCTGGGTCGAACAGGCACCCTGATAGGCTGCTACATGATGAAGCACTACCGCCTGACTGCGGCTGAGGCCATCGCCTGGATGCGTATCTGCCGGCCCGGATCAGTCATCGGACCACAACAAAACTTTGTGGAAGAGTATGTGTCTGATTTTCTCTAGATTCAATCCATTGTTGTGAAGGCTTTTGCTGTATAGATCAGTGGTCACCAGCTCTAGTCCTGGAGAGCCACAGGCAGACTAGCTCCAACCCAGCACTAACGCACCCAATTCAACTAAGTTTTTCAGTTCTGGGACATCTTGGATTGAGTTGAGTATCAATTGTTGAATCAGTATCAAAGATGTTTTGTAGGGAGTTGTACAACTTCAATGCTGTTATCCCGTTATGCTGCAGTAAGCAGAGCAGTCTGTGGTCCGAGGGCGACGTGTTCCGGGAGAAAATGAACGAGCAGGAAAACGGCAAGCTGGCGGTCACCAGGATCCTGTCGGGGGTTGATGACATCACCATCAACGGCAGCAACAAGAACAAGATGTCCAAGAAAGAAGAGGCGGAACTGGTAAGAGTTTTGGAAATCCTGTCTGGTTACTTTGATGTCAAGAAATTGAATAAACCTTAATGtcaagaaaggagggagggaacagTGAGTTAATGGATTCCTCTGTCTGTGTACCTCATTTTCTTACCATTTGTCATTCATCTCCCTCAGTATAATGACGATGAGGAGATGAACGGCATCACGCAGGGTGATAAACTGCGAGCCCTGAAAAGCAAGAGACAGGCCAGAGCATCCACAGGCTCCCTATCGTAAGTATCCCATCTACCTTCAACTCCCATCATGCATCACACTGACTTGTTTCAGGATACTGAAATAAGTGAACCCCCCCCAATTCCCTGCATTTGGTTGAGTTATCAAATTGATTAATTGGGTTTATTTTGTCCTTAAAGTTCATAGAATTGTAATTAGGGGAGGGGAGTAGGAACAGGCTTTGTAGTCATGTTATCCAAGTCATCCATTGTATTGATGTTCAGAGAAAGTTGAGGTTTCATTAGGATTCTAACTTGAGATCATTTGGTATTGTAGTTTCCTTTTTGGATGTCATTTCATGCTCCCCCATTCATTCTTGGGTGGCAAGGATTTGATTTTAGCCTAATGATAGTTGGCCCATTATAGGTATATGTACTATGGGTTGTAATACAGGTTTTGGGTTGAAATAACAGTCCACTTGTTGTTCTGTTGGTGCCATGCATTTGGTCTTGTAGTCATCATGGTTTATTTTTCATTGTCTGCCTCAAAACCATATAGTAGCTGCAACTCATGATTCTAACACTGATTGACTATTGTTTATGTTGAgaaaattgtctatgtagaatgACTGAAAGTAGTGTCTTACAAGCCCATATGGGCTGGGCACACTGCGCTATTTTAACGAGCGCCAAATTTACTATTTTAATTTGCGCCATGTTCCACTGAGAATCCAAATGCGAATGTTATGGTTGTGGAACATTTGGTGCCAACATGGAGCACAGTTTGTAGACCTCTGTGAACACCTATGGCTGTGGGTTTTGTTATCCCGTGGCAGGCAGGCGGTAGTATACTGCTGGAGCCTCTTAGGCACCGTGTGGCCAGAATGCTGTCTGGATTGTCTGCCTTTCAAAATGTagcagagagagcaagacagagagggggaaaaaaactgagagaaaaactgagagaggaagtgaggttTTGTATCATGGAGGTAAGTGCATGTCACTTCTTGTCTGACTAGCTTCCTCTTCCTGTTTAAATGGTCGCCATGCCAATGGATGTATGGCTTTTGAGTGACTGCGGTACGATAAGGTATCCTGTGGGTGGATAATGTGATGAATGATTTTGGTCACCTGCTCGGGCACGTGCTGCTTTGATATGCACAGGCTAGCAAGGGGGAGAACTGGGAATCTCCATTAGACAGGGATTCCCAAGGACTGCTCATACTATTGATTGAGACAGCTGCTCAACAGAATGTGGTTTCTCCATCGTCACGGATACAGCGATATGCTCTGAGATTGGCCGTTCATGGAAGCCCAAACCTTGCCCTCCTATTATTTAACTCCAGCATAGTCCAGCTACCATTTAGTTTTTCTCTGTGAAAGGGACTGAAATGGATAATGCAACATTGACTGTGGGCACGTGTGATCTATTTTTACCTCCTAtgcatgacaacaacaaaaaagcatgATTTAACCTTTTGAACATGCACGGCCTCTGTATTGTACCTAATATGTTGTAAGTGTTGGGCCAGGTTGAATGTAAAATGGCTGTTCTTTTTCCATTGTGTTAGTGACTGGGTCAGTGCCTGCCCACTGTCCGAGCCTTGCTTCTTCCTGCCTAAAAATCCTCTTCTCTACTGAACCAAACCCACATTTATCTTGCAAGAATCCCTCATTGACTCTTGTCGTAGTAAGGGTCCAATCACCATAGGCCACTTTCATCAGCCTATTGTATTCATGTCTTGAGAATGATTATTGCTAATTATTTTCATGAAAGTCTCAGTTTCTTTCCGCCAGTATCTTCCACGGGCACAGTTAGACTCAGATTATGTTCTAGATTCCAGAGTGTATCCTCCACATGATTGTCAAATGCCCTGGGTGTTCACTGTGAGAACACTCGTCGAGACGACATTTGGGCTTCTGGACTAAGAGGTGTATAAGCCGAGTTATTTTTAGGTGATGTATTTACACAGTCAAACCCACATTGTGTGAAGCTTTTCTTCAGTTGTCTAGGCCTGTGGAGGTGCCTTTGTTCTTGCAGCGTGTCCTTGATTGCCTTCTCCATTGAAGTCAGTCTTTTAGAGTAAACTGGAAGCAAGCTTTGGTGTTTCCTTACTGATTCTCAATGTTGAACCATACTTAGGCCTATAACTGCGCAAACAACGGAGATGGTAGACTCTGAAATGCGCCACTAGACCACCATTTGGGAAACAGTTTTAGCATGCTGCAGAAAACAAGTTGTGTAAAATCAATGCAAGAACTTGGGAGGTGGTGAGACTTGAATTGGTGAACTTAGCAGGTACCTTTTCTGCTATGGTGAAAAGACTACTttaccttttattttattttgtagccTGGGTGCC
It encodes the following:
- the cdc14b gene encoding dual specificity protein phosphatase CDC14B isoform X1, coding for MKRKSEKRRPESMKKRRAAQREEAELKSDIHISVSDQLYFAVLQQKIKSTADRHCFCIDDELSYENFYADFGPLNLAMFYHFCCKLTKKLKSCTLAKKKIVFYTCGDQKKQANAAYLIGSYAVMHLQKTPEEAYSLLVSRNSTYLPFRDASFGTCMYNLNILDCLCAVYKALQFGWLDFSQFDVEEYEHYERAENGDFNWIIPGKFLAFSGPHPKSKMENGYPLHAPEAYFPYFTKHNITTIVRLNKKMYDAKRFTDMGFEHHDLFFVDGSTPNDSIVRKFLNICENADGAIAVHCKAGLGRTGTLIGCYMMKHYRLTAAEAIAWMRICRPGSVIGPQQNFVEDKQSSLWSEGDVFREKMNEQENGKLAVTRILSGVDDITINGSNKNKMSKKEEAELYNDDEEMNGITQGDKLRALKSKRQARASTGSLSQEEKNIHSRSSQSLRILLQSSGQSCKAVVNPSHLPDASEKRKRTRTSLPANSVGGSSLCHSRLARSLDSMHVVASDREPVCREPSGCRRDTVNLPNINMLQAPRKASPSSTFSLGSTSLSPTLRVPHTPRVCLT